In Chlamydia serpentis, the following are encoded in one genomic region:
- a CDS encoding autotransporter domain-containing protein: MKILNRWICRRDLWVTAFVLTAVPTSFANNLVDIAGAPGMSTQATGVSENGEIIIGMKSSEDPFAVGIGFQYINGQLQVLEALDLQSSPLPQAITPDGSIIVGTSYNFMLGSVPVKWVNGKISRLPLPPGGLEGSAAAVSSDGSVIVGNGHIYLGVSSALKWDNEVITQLPAFVDSVNVYANGVTGDGSVIVGTVVNINWQETAVKWIDDQITPIGNLGGNKSFANAISTDGTVIVGGAETADHEIHAYACKNGNMVDLGTLGGSYSLARAVSSDGAVVVGVSSDSSYRSHAFRYADGKMVDLGTLGGSESYAQGLSGNGSVVVGKAQTQSGDWHAFMCRFQNPSPTPVEGNDRVVTSQIPIKMIDVDNTYCSLKNNQVKIQKLLTQHSRKLCSVSSVVPSLEYVKAKTLKYNSGMRNDIQSGTFVRHNSQVYGNWQQQQLLTGAFMDWYFTSAPKASVKVALSYGAQDAIVERATLPYTEQGLGKSTFSGFGGQLLGHYDFAMGNAVVMQPFMGIQAFHVNREGYAEQNVLFPVNYESVGYSAATGFIGAQVFASLNSAIRTVATLGLEQDLSVHLDEFAGSVSDLGSFVLENSERVALRPFASLAMYYELEKQQLVTLSVSMNQQPITGAVSLISQSSYNLNF; the protein is encoded by the coding sequence ATGAAAATCCTGAATAGATGGATTTGTCGAAGGGATCTTTGGGTAACAGCATTTGTATTAACAGCAGTTCCCACATCTTTTGCAAACAATCTTGTTGATATAGCGGGAGCTCCGGGGATGTCTACTCAAGCGACAGGAGTTTCTGAAAATGGCGAAATCATTATCGGAATGAAATCTTCTGAGGATCCCTTTGCGGTTGGTATTGGATTCCAGTACATAAATGGACAATTGCAAGTTTTAGAAGCTTTAGATCTTCAATCATCACCGCTTCCTCAGGCAATTACTCCGGACGGAAGTATTATTGTAGGCACAAGCTATAATTTTATGTTGGGAAGTGTTCCTGTAAAATGGGTAAATGGAAAGATTTCAAGGCTTCCCCTGCCTCCAGGGGGTCTTGAAGGTTCAGCAGCAGCCGTTTCTTCAGACGGAAGCGTTATTGTCGGTAATGGTCATATCTATCTTGGAGTTTCGAGTGCTCTGAAATGGGATAATGAAGTAATTACACAGCTTCCTGCTTTTGTAGATTCTGTAAATGTTTATGCTAATGGAGTCACTGGTGATGGTTCTGTAATTGTAGGAACTGTAGTAAACATTAACTGGCAAGAAACCGCAGTGAAGTGGATAGACGATCAGATCACCCCTATTGGTAATTTAGGAGGGAATAAATCTTTTGCAAACGCCATTTCAACAGATGGCACTGTCATTGTAGGAGGTGCTGAGACTGCAGATCATGAAATACATGCTTATGCTTGTAAAAATGGGAATATGGTTGATCTTGGTACACTCGGAGGTTCGTATTCCTTAGCTCGGGCAGTATCTTCAGATGGTGCTGTCGTTGTTGGTGTATCTAGCGATTCTAGTTATAGGAGTCACGCCTTTCGATATGCAGATGGTAAAATGGTAGATTTAGGGACTTTAGGTGGTAGCGAATCTTATGCTCAGGGTCTATCTGGAAACGGTAGTGTAGTGGTTGGCAAAGCACAAACACAATCGGGAGACTGGCACGCATTTATGTGTCGTTTTCAAAATCCAAGTCCCACTCCTGTAGAGGGAAATGATAGGGTTGTAACTAGTCAGATTCCGATTAAAATGATAGATGTAGACAACACATATTGTTCATTGAAAAACAATCAAGTGAAAATCCAAAAGTTACTTACACAACATAGTAGGAAACTCTGTAGTGTATCTTCAGTAGTTCCATCTCTTGAATATGTGAAAGCAAAGACTTTAAAGTATAATTCTGGGATGCGAAACGATATACAAAGCGGAACTTTTGTCCGCCATAATTCTCAAGTATATGGTAACTGGCAACAGCAACAGTTGTTAACAGGAGCTTTTATGGATTGGTATTTTACTTCGGCTCCCAAAGCCAGTGTCAAAGTAGCTCTTAGCTATGGTGCTCAAGATGCAATAGTAGAGCGTGCAACTCTTCCTTATACAGAACAAGGTTTAGGGAAAAGCACTTTTTCTGGATTTGGAGGACAATTGCTAGGACACTATGATTTCGCTATGGGGAATGCTGTTGTTATGCAACCTTTCATGGGAATACAAGCCTTTCATGTCAACAGGGAAGGGTATGCTGAACAGAATGTACTGTTCCCTGTAAACTATGAATCTGTAGGATACTCGGCTGCTACAGGTTTTATCGGTGCCCAGGTGTTTGCTTCGTTGAATTCTGCAATAAGAACAGTAGCTACCCTAGGTTTAGAGCAAGATCTTAGTGTTCATCTAGATGAATTTGCAGGATCGGTGTCTGATTTAGGCAGTTTTGTTTTAGAGAATTCTGAAAGGGTTGCTTTACGACCTTTTGCTTCTCTTGCTATGTACTACGAATTAGAGAAACAACAACTAGTAACATTATCGGTATCTATGAACCAACAGCCTATTACCGGGGCTGTAAGTTTAATCAGTCAAAGTAGTTATAATCTTAATTTCTAA
- a CDS encoding HAF repeat-containing protein, which yields MSRMIEILGHLQLRSLFLAIFCVIACSNIMYANTFHKSLYEQSTEISRDYSFIDLEILSQEGWSEAYSVSGNGNIVVGASGPSYDSVTAIRWEHQSLIHLGTLGGETSSAEGISKNGKVIVGWSETKSGHIHAFIYQDGIMEDLGTIGGTYSIAKAVSGDGRVVVGVSATSSGELKGLQMPVKWEEGKISKLKLLPLGLWAEANAISDDNRVIVGKGQAARNDIVAIKWEKNSVYSLGTLGGNVASAEAVSANGKVIVGWSAISNGDIHAFVYENETMTDLGTLGGDYSTATGVSADGKTIVGFSTTANGEEHPFKYIEGQMIDLTAFGGEQAQAYAISSNGKAIVGSLETKTQGNRAYLFHMDE from the coding sequence ATGAGTAGGATGATAGAAATATTAGGTCATTTGCAATTGCGATCGCTTTTTTTAGCAATATTTTGTGTAATAGCTTGTTCTAACATCATGTATGCAAATACTTTTCACAAATCATTGTATGAGCAATCTACAGAAATATCGAGAGATTATTCTTTTATCGACCTTGAGATTCTTAGTCAAGAAGGATGGTCCGAAGCATATTCAGTCTCCGGAAATGGCAATATTGTAGTAGGAGCGTCCGGTCCAAGTTACGATAGTGTAACTGCTATAAGATGGGAACACCAATCGCTAATACATTTAGGAACCTTGGGAGGAGAAACTTCTTCTGCAGAAGGAATATCCAAGAATGGAAAAGTCATTGTAGGATGGTCAGAAACGAAATCAGGTCATATTCATGCCTTTATTTATCAAGATGGAATAATGGAAGACCTCGGAACCATTGGGGGAACGTATTCTATAGCAAAAGCGGTATCTGGAGATGGTCGTGTCGTTGTAGGAGTCTCTGCAACGTCTTCCGGAGAACTCAAAGGATTACAGATGCCTGTGAAGTGGGAAGAAGGAAAAATTTCTAAACTCAAGCTATTACCCTTAGGCCTATGGGCTGAAGCTAATGCTATCTCCGATGATAATCGTGTCATTGTAGGGAAAGGCCAAGCTGCTCGTAATGACATTGTTGCTATAAAATGGGAAAAAAATTCTGTATATAGTCTAGGAACTCTTGGAGGTAATGTAGCATCTGCAGAGGCAGTATCTGCAAATGGAAAGGTCATTGTAGGGTGGTCTGCAATAAGTAATGGTGATATCCATGCTTTTGTTTATGAAAATGAAACTATGACAGATTTAGGAACCCTTGGAGGGGACTATTCTACAGCAACAGGAGTTTCCGCAGATGGAAAGACTATTGTAGGGTTTTCAACAACTGCTAATGGAGAAGAACACCCTTTTAAATATATTGAAGGCCAAATGATTGATTTAACAGCTTTTGGAGGAGAACAAGCCCAAGCTTATGCAATATCTAGTAATGGGAAAGCTATTGTTGGTTCCCTAGAAACCAAGACTCAAGGTAACCGTGCATATCTATTTCATATGGACGAATAA
- a CDS encoding HAF repeat-containing protein: MFTSYTISGLSYVITDKPENNFESTSAVKWNYWGQTTLSRLSNKKASAKAVSGDGSITVGVVKDIWSRTYAVKWNYWGTKELPTSSWVKKSKATGISSDGSIIAGTVENEYGQTFAVTWKDNEMCLLPSNWAVKSQANGISSDGSIIVGTAQDAWLRTFAVKWEGGEAKVLPIGWSVKSIANSVSANGKVIVGSIKDSAGVSYAVKWEGNTVTHLGTLGGYSAVAKAVSDNGEVIVGRSETYYGEIHAFSCKNGIMKDLGTLGGNYSAAKGVSATGKVIVGMSTTTDGKLHAFKYVDHQMIDLGEYNWKESCANAVSIDGEVIVGIEEN, encoded by the coding sequence ATGTTTACATCGTATACTATTTCTGGTCTTTCCTACGTAATTACAGACAAACCAGAAAACAATTTCGAGTCTACTTCAGCTGTAAAATGGAATTATTGGGGGCAAACAACTTTATCAAGACTATCAAATAAAAAAGCATCTGCAAAAGCTGTTTCAGGAGATGGTTCTATAACTGTTGGTGTTGTGAAAGATATTTGGTCCCGCACTTATGCTGTCAAATGGAATTATTGGGGCACTAAGGAACTTCCTACTAGTTCTTGGGTAAAAAAATCTAAAGCAACAGGGATTTCTTCTGATGGATCTATAATTGCAGGGACTGTTGAAAATGAGTACGGTCAAACTTTCGCAGTAACTTGGAAAGATAATGAAATGTGTTTACTTCCTTCTAACTGGGCGGTGAAATCCCAAGCTAATGGAATCTCTTCAGACGGATCTATAATTGTGGGGACAGCTCAAGATGCTTGGTTACGAACATTTGCTGTAAAGTGGGAAGGAGGTGAAGCTAAGGTTTTACCTATAGGATGGTCCGTTAAGTCTATTGCAAATTCTGTATCCGCAAATGGGAAAGTGATAGTAGGATCGATAAAAGACTCTGCTGGAGTTTCTTATGCTGTGAAATGGGAAGGGAATACCGTTACACATTTGGGAACCTTAGGAGGGTACTCCGCAGTTGCCAAAGCAGTATCAGATAATGGAGAAGTGATTGTAGGGAGATCAGAAACATATTACGGAGAAATTCATGCTTTTTCTTGTAAAAACGGTATTATGAAAGATCTTGGGACCTTAGGCGGGAACTACTCTGCCGCTAAAGGAGTTTCAGCAACAGGCAAGGTCATTGTTGGGATGTCCACAACAACCGATGGGAAATTGCATGCATTTAAGTATGTCGATCATCAAATGATTGATTTAGGAGAATATAATTGGAAAGAGTCCTGTGCCAATGCTGTATCTATTGATGGAGAAGTCATTGTTGGAATAGAAGAGAATTAA
- the eno gene encoding phosphopyruvate hydratase has protein sequence MFEAVIADVQAREILDSRGYPTLHVKVTTSTGSVGEALVPSGASTGKKEALELRDINSPRYQGKGVLQAVKNVNEILLPLVKGQNVFEQALIDSLMIDADGSANKKNLGANAILGVSLAAAHAAAATLRRPLYRYLGGCFACSLPCPMMNLINGGMHADNGLEFQEFMIRPIGASSIQEAVNIGADVFHTLKKLLHERGLSTGVGDEGGFAPNLGSNEEALELLLLAIEKAGFVPGKDVSLALDCAASSFYNVKTATYDGRHYEEQIQILANLCDHYPIDSIEDGLAEEDYDGWALLTEVLGEKVQVVGDDLFVTNPELILEGISNGLANSVLIKPNQIGTLTETAYAIKLAQMAGYTTIISHRSGETTDTTIADLAVAFNAGQIKTGSLSRSERIAKYNRLMEIEQELGSEGIFTDSNIFAYEESAD, from the coding sequence ATGTTTGAAGCTGTTATTGCTGATGTCCAAGCTAGAGAAATCTTAGATTCTCGAGGGTACCCTACTTTACATGTTAAAGTGACCACCAGCACAGGCTCTGTTGGAGAAGCTCTCGTGCCTTCAGGAGCATCCACAGGAAAAAAAGAAGCTCTAGAACTTCGTGACATAAATTCTCCTCGTTATCAGGGTAAAGGAGTCCTTCAAGCTGTAAAAAATGTAAATGAAATTCTTCTTCCTCTTGTGAAGGGCCAAAATGTTTTTGAACAAGCACTAATTGATTCTCTCATGATCGATGCGGACGGCTCTGCTAATAAAAAAAATCTAGGAGCTAATGCTATTTTAGGAGTATCTCTTGCAGCGGCACATGCTGCAGCGGCAACTCTTCGAAGGCCCCTATATCGTTATCTAGGAGGATGCTTTGCTTGTAGTCTTCCTTGCCCCATGATGAATTTAATCAACGGTGGTATGCATGCTGATAACGGTTTAGAATTTCAAGAATTTATGATTCGTCCTATTGGAGCATCTTCAATACAAGAAGCTGTTAACATCGGAGCTGATGTCTTCCATACTCTGAAAAAACTCCTCCATGAAAGAGGCCTTTCTACTGGAGTTGGTGATGAAGGAGGATTTGCCCCTAACCTGGGCTCCAATGAAGAAGCTTTAGAATTACTGCTCCTTGCTATTGAAAAAGCTGGTTTTGTTCCCGGGAAAGACGTGTCTTTAGCATTAGATTGCGCGGCATCTTCATTTTATAATGTAAAAACAGCTACTTATGATGGACGACACTATGAAGAGCAAATCCAAATTCTTGCTAATTTATGTGATCACTATCCTATCGACTCAATAGAAGATGGCCTTGCTGAAGAAGACTATGACGGTTGGGCCTTGTTGACTGAAGTACTTGGAGAAAAAGTCCAGGTTGTTGGTGATGATCTCTTCGTTACAAATCCAGAATTGATATTAGAAGGCATTAGCAACGGACTCGCAAACTCGGTACTGATTAAACCAAATCAAATAGGCACACTTACTGAAACTGCCTACGCGATCAAGCTTGCACAAATGGCGGGTTATACTACAATTATCTCTCATCGTTCTGGAGAAACAACAGATACCACAATAGCAGATCTTGCAGTTGCTTTTAACGCTGGTCAAATCAAAACAGGATCGCTATCACGCTCTGAGCGCATCGCAAAATATAATAGACTCATGGAAATCGAGCAAGAATTGGGATCTGAAGGAATTTTTACTGATTCCAATATATTTGCTTATGAAGAGTCTGCAGATTAA